The genomic window GGGGGGACAGTTTATCAAGGTCATTTACTTCAACTTTTCTTTTGCCGCCCATAGTCTTTTCCAAAATCGGACAGATTAGGCCCGTGTAAGGTCTATGCCATACATTCTCTTTGTTACAACACTTACCCCAAACCAATCACCAATGTCTCCATGCTCTCCGCACCATAGACGGTAAAATATCAAACtccaaaaactttttaaaaactttattcaATAACATCCACCCAAGTGCTGTACAACAGCAAGTGACTTGTGCATTGGGAAAACAGGGCGTGAATACATATGCACAACATATAGAACTCATacagatactgtatgtatataagaGAAAAACGTGTCCGGCAGCTTTTCGCAGTAGTATATCGCATATAGGTACATTAAATTATGGGGATATCAGGCAAGTCAATAGTCTTCCTTCATCCTAAGGCCAAGGCCTCCAGAGGTAGGTGTTACTATGGTTATGGTCGTTCTGAAATTCTCGAGAATTCGGTGGGCTTGAAGACAACCAGCTTGGTGGGCTGCCGCGCTCTGAGCCACTTATAGGAGGGGAGTACGGGCTCACATCACCACCTATAGAGTGCGGggaggtattcccatctgaagaCATGTCCTCCTCCCGACCACCCGCCTGACCACCCAGGTTCAACTGTTTGGGGAATCTCAAGCGGTGTTGAAGGTGGGTCTGCAGCTCATCCAAGAAGCGGGCCTTGGCCGTCGGGCTGATATCTTGAATGAAGTCTTCGGTGCGGTCCAAACAGTCTCTAAATCCGGAGAGGTAGAACTTTTCAGCGGGTGTTACCCATCGGGGAGGTTCTGGGTGGGAAAGAAAGGTgggaattataataataaaatggtGCCGAAGACCAAAGAGGCCGTTATACACCTAcattactacacacacacacacacacttaggtCATCAATGGGTTAGCCACCGTTTTACTAGTCCTATACTTCACAAAGTTGATTGGGACCATGACAAAaacagtcattaaaggggttttcacaatttttttttctttcagatcaactggtggcagaaattgccagagatttgtaatttacttctattaaaaaacaatccagtctttcagtacttagctgctatatgtcctgcagtaagtggtgtattctttcccgagaacaggtttttttttatggggatttgctgctgctctggacagttcctgacatggacagaggtggcagcagcgagcactgtgtcagactggagagaatataccacttcctgcaggccatacagcagctgataagtactggaacactggagattttattttaatttttaaatagaagtaaattacaaacctctggcattttctggaacTAGTTGATCTAAAACCATAATTGGTCCCGAATAAGTaattcagtctctgtatagtTACAGCTTACACAATCCATTTCTTGGTCAGGACATTAAAGCAGCCATAGTTgggcaataataaaataaatttctCGGCACACACCAATCGACTGTATTTGTAGTATTTATTGCATCTTTAAAGGTGAAAACAAAATTGGTACAGGTTGCGTTTTGGCGTATTGCCTCTATTAACTGCAATACGCCGAAACGCAGCCTGTACAGATTTTGTTTTTATCATCAATATATACTACAACTACAGTATGGGCACGTTAGGTTTCAGCCAAATGGTGGGGAGCTACAAAACCTTGAGACACTCAGTCCCGTAACCTAACTCCTGGCTTTAGGATACCTCCACCCTTCTTTCTTCTACAAACTACTGGTTACCCTCAGCAGAGTCATGTGATTGCCCATGAAAAGTATGcacaggaacagggactcctaTCTAAGGCGGGCGCCCCTGCTCCTGTAGAGTACACCGGACGGCTATACACAAAATACGCTAAATGAGTGGCAACCATTCTAGGCACTATTCAATATAAATGCGTTTTGACCCGACAAAATCTACAATTAAAGGAATGTTAGAAGGTCCAGGGCCGAAGCCAAGAAAATTACACAGGAATCACTTATGTTTCTTATATGTGCCCTGCAGCTTTAAGGAGTCAGATTCTATGGCCTATATACATTAGACAAGTGATAGACAAACCTTCCGATTGTTTCAGGACCAGCTGACAATATAACGTGAACAGTGGCATATAACAGGAGAGAAAAACACTcttttatggtggttttacacggagcgatcattcgcccgatcgcacgattctgaacgaacaatgttttttttataacgatcagcgtttagacggaatgatacatcgtacggaaaaatcattatgcgatcgttttgcgatcgcttaatcccatctcacacataggtgaaatcattgaaagactgtttacgcggaacgatctgcaaattttttgcgaacgatcaacgacgatttcagaacatgttgaaagatcaaaatgaatgatttctcgctcgtcacttgatcgttcgctgcatttacacatacgattatcgttcaaattcgatcgttatcgtgcaaattcgagcgataaattgttccgtgtaaaaccaccattagttgcCATATCCCTTTGTTACATGGGAGATAAGCCAACACCAGTTTGACAGTGGCTTCCTCCCCAGTGAAAACATGTATGCTTGGCTCCGCTGAGAGTATGTAAGTTCatcttagtgtcactgtcgttttttttttgtttttttttttgcagaaatcaatagtaccggtgattttaagaaactttgttattgggtttattaggcaaatatgccattatctgcattcagagagactttccccagtccccccccccctcattcactgctcattatcaggaaatctccactcttttacatcagttggatcctgtctgtgctatggagaggggagaagggagattagtcaccatcagagagcagagaacaaaggattacacagtgggagctgtgtgaaagccggtattcagaggtcagagaggtcagtgctgacttcagaggagatagccctttgatgtagctgtaaattaactctgtgtcgtcctgttttggtgcctcatctcccttaacccctcccctctccatagaaaaccatgaagacaggggggagagcttcaaacagctttttcctgataaaaatgaatttttcggctaataaacccacaaagtttcttaaaatcgcctgtactattgatttccggaaaaaaaaaaaaatttaaacgacagtgaccctttaaatacACCCTCACCAGTACTGAGGAGAGTCTCTGACAACCAAGTGATACTATAGGCTCTCACATTTGGTGTCCATGATAAGACTCGGGGGATGATGTGGTTGTTACTACGTCTGTACATTGATAACATATATGAGATGATTGGAAGGATTTATACCATGAGTTTTCATACGTGTCACATTCTGGACATAAATCACGGCAAGCTCCAAGATCTCCGCCTTCTCCATTTTGGGATTCCGAAGTTTCTGTGTAGGACAAGACGACAAGGTTGGAGAAATACCACAACAATGTACTGATAGTACAGGGGGATTATGGGGTTATGGGGGATCTTATCTCAGGCCCGTAGCCAGGGATAAAGATGGGGCTGGAGGGCAGGGTCCCCAATAAGGACATAGTACGGCCACGAGTCCCAGCCCAACCAGGGGTCTAGTGATCCATCATAGATATAGGACGTTCAGGTCAGTAGAGCGGTGGTCGGTCCTGGACAGGTGGCTGTAATGTGGATGAAACCAGCCGTATACTAACAGCAACATGGCAGTAACAaccataaaagaaaaaatgaaaaaagttatCCTGTATCCACAAAAGTGGGGATATCTAGGTGATTGGTGGGGGGTCCGACCGCAGGAATGGAGCAGTGGGCACATGCTTAGCCAATGTCCTATCCATTCTCTAGTCAGCCATGTTTGGAAGAACAATTGACGTCTATTTTTTGGGACTTTTACACTGATGATCCATCTACGTCTGATCAGTGGGACCCCCACAACCAGATGATCAGGCATATCCACAGCGAACAGGAATGAAACCAGATGTCTCTGCTCATTGTGTAGTCACCACGACGCTGCAGTAACACAGtgcggccactacacagtgaat from Dendropsophus ebraccatus isolate aDenEbr1 chromosome 1, aDenEbr1.pat, whole genome shotgun sequence includes these protein-coding regions:
- the HES7 gene encoding transcription factor HES-7, whose amino-acid sequence is MPDMECSEAFPSRKILKPVVEKQRRDRINRSLDEMRVLLLRLTGNQKLRNPKMEKAEILELAVIYVQNVTRMKTHEPPRWVTPAEKFYLSGFRDCLDRTEDFIQDISPTAKARFLDELQTHLQHRLRFPKQLNLGGQAGGREEDMSSDGNTSPHSIGGDVSPYSPPISGSERGSPPSWLSSSPPNSREFQNDHNHSNTYLWRPWP